The Acanthopagrus latus isolate v.2019 chromosome 11, fAcaLat1.1, whole genome shotgun sequence genome segment CTCTACACGTCAGGTTAATGTTGCTCCCTTAACCTTACTGTATAGACTATAAAATGAGGTATAGATGTAAATGTAACCACTCATTCTTAAACAGATCATCTCCTACTATTACACAACCTGAACAGATCTTGTCTGTGCACACTTAATAAACCAACTTGTTCTTACAAACACCACATGGTTAggcaaagcaaaacaataataatttaatgtGAGTGCGTCACAGTCACTCCCCAAACTTGAgctgcctctccttctccatACCATGCAGCTCCCTCGCTCGATTCTTCAGCTCCTCGGCTTTCTTCTCATCCTTCTCCGCACCATCCCCAAGTCTGTACATACGACTTGCGTTGGCGCAGCCCCACACGTGTCCCAGCTCACAAGCCCTGTTAGCGTACTTCAGAGCCTGAGTCATATCTGGTGCCAGCCCTTTAGAATTGCCCTCAATGAACAAGGCGCTGAGGTTAAAGCAGGATGGAGCGAAGCCACCGGCACAGGCCTTCTCATAGTACTGCCGGGCTGATGTAAGGTCAGGTGATCCCCCCAGAGCTCGTCCGTCATGGGCCAGCAGTCCGACGTTGTGGCAGGCATCTGTGGACTTCTTTCCTCCAGAATTGCAGGAGCGCGTGAATAGGGAGTGGGCTGTTTTTAGACACTCAGTCATTCCACCTGGTGGGGAAAATTCAAATTCCATTACTTGTATAACAATTTGACCGTAAAAGATTAAATTAAGCTCTGCATTCAAGTTTTTATctatcaatttttttttttacatcgaTCCCTAAAATGTGGCATCCATACACTTGTGACAGACATGTGTAATGGAGGCAGTTTAGCTGTCAAAAATCCAAATTACTCCACTTAACTTTTCTGTGttatactg includes the following:
- the LOC119028949 gene encoding cytochrome c oxidase assembly factor 7 is translated as MAGLINFEDENEVKQFLDNLGVEYSFQCYKEKDPEGCQRLADYLEGVKKNYESTAQVLKHNCETYGHGESCYKLGAYHITGKGGMTECLKTAHSLFTRSCNSGGKKSTDACHNVGLLAHDGRALGGSPDLTSARQYYEKACAGGFAPSCFNLSALFIEGNSKGLAPDMTQALKYANRACELGHVWGCANASRMYRLGDGAEKDEKKAEELKNRARELHGMEKERQLKFGE